One genomic region from Lathamus discolor isolate bLatDis1 chromosome 9, bLatDis1.hap1, whole genome shotgun sequence encodes:
- the MTCP1 gene encoding protein p13 MTCP-1 yields MEGMAAGGHAGTPPVRLWVRRVGVYCDEHRKTWLVAAEEEEGMLRARIQRVQVPLGEALRPSQLPPSRLPHMWQLSQGEQYRDSNSRVWEIEHHLMLGGVEELLLKLVPGD; encoded by the exons ATGGAGGGCATGGCAGCAGGAGGGCATGCTGGCACTCCTCCTGTCCGACTGTGGGTGCGACGAGTAGGTGTTTACTGCGATGAGCACCGCAAAACGTGGCTTGTGGCTGCGGAAGAG GAGGAAGGTATGCTGAGGGCTCGGATCCAAAGAGTTCAGGTTCCCCTGGGTGAGGCGCTGCGACCCAGCCAGCTCCCCCCATCCCGGCTGCCTCATATGTGGCAGCTGTCCCAGGGTGAGCAGTACAGGGATAGTAACTCTCGCGTTTGGGAGATAGAGCACCATCTCATG CTTGGTGGTGTTGAAGAACTGCTGCTTAAACTCGTGCCTGGTGATTAA
- the CMC4 gene encoding cx9C motif-containing protein 4 — protein MPQKDPCQKQACEIQKCLQVNNYMESKCEAVIQEMRKCCAQYPRGRSICCSGFEKEEREREKLKVTSEGIPPSPQ, from the exons ATGCCCCAGAAGGATCCCTGCCAGAAACAAGcctgtgaaatacagaaatgcttGCAAG TGAACAACTACATGGAGTCTAAGTGTGAAGCTGTGATCCAAGAAATGCGGAAGTGCTGCGCCCAGTACCCCAGGGGCAGATCCATCTGTTGTTCAGGgtttgagaaagaagaaagggagagagaaaagttAAAGGTGACATCAGAAGGAATTCCCCCATCACCTCAGTAA